Sequence from the Fragaria vesca subsp. vesca linkage group LG4, FraVesHawaii_1.0, whole genome shotgun sequence genome:
TCTTCATGGTCACAAAAAATGGGGATAGCCAAGTAACACCAAAAGCATCCATCTACTCACCTGCTGGTTGCTTCTTCTGTTCGGCAGGTTTCATCTGTACCACTGTGGGAACAGCATGAACATAAGGGAAGCCTGTCGGTACAAGCTGATGTGGCCCAGAGGATTGTGCAGCAGCAAACTGGGCATGATGGATAAGTGTCTGTGAAGATAAACCACCACCTTTCATGTTGTTAGCAGCAGCAGCCACTGCCTTTGCAGGATCAGTGGTGCCAGTATTATTAGCAAGCGTAACAGGAGGGCAGAGTGACAACATCCCACTCGAGGATGTCCCTGATGACCCCTGTGAATGTTGTGACTGCTGCTGCACGTCACCACGCCGTCTTGTTGGAACATAATACCCACTTGAGGGGGATGCGGTGCCGCCTGAGCTATTAGAATGCGAAGCTTGCTGGTTTTGCATGTAGGGATTAGAAAAGTACAACTGTGCTTGCTGAATTGATTGCTTAGACACCTGCTGCTGTTGCTGTTGCTGTTGATGCAGATGTTGTTGCTGCTGATGCTGCTGATGCTGATGTTGCTGCTGTTGTTGCTGTTGTGTCAATTGTGATTTTGTCCCTGTGCTTGAAGAGGTAATATGGGTATTCCCTAGGCTCGAAGGAACATTCCTTCCACCCACTGGAGATGACTTCTGACTGGGAACTGATGGTGAGTTCTTCACCTGCTGAGATGACAGTGAAGAAGCTTGCCCGGCTTTATTACCAGCGGAATTTGAAGTATTTGTTCTTGGGCTTCCACCAGCACTCTTCGACATTGACGAAGTTGTAGTTGTGGGTGAACCAACCATTATCGGAGGAGACGGGGACTGGTTACTATTAGGTTGCAGCCCCTGATTTTGGGTGGAAGACTTTGGGTTGGCTGCAAAGGAAATCTGAGTGTGGCTTTGCTGTGTACGTGCCTGCTTCTGAGGATGATTTTTAAGCGATGATGAGGTTGATGAGGCCAGTGATGATGTAGGAACCTGGGAAGTAGTTGTCCTGGAAGAATTCTTCCACTGAGGAGATTGAGATGGACTGGTGGTAGTTTGGACAAGGTTATGGGGGAATGAAGAAAGTGCATTAGGAAACTTTGCAGCCATAGAAGAGGTTGAAGGAAGATGATCAGAGTAAACACTGCCATTGCTTGTTGCTGGTGTCTTGCTTCGAACTGCATTCTGCTGTAGCTGTTGCTTCTGAAGCTGAAGCATATGATGTTGCTGCTGCTGCATCTGATGTTGTTGCTGCTGCATCTGGTGTTGTTGCTGCTGCATCTGCTGTTGCTGGTGATTCCGCATTTGCTGCTGAGGTGTGGGAGCATTTACAGCACTAACTGAGGCAGGCATAACAGAACTGGATGCCCTGCCAGGAGCAGAACTGAGGTTAAGACTTCGTGCAGCAGAGCTATCAAGGACATTGTTTCCCGGTATTGTATTGGTGGAACCATCAGTGGCGAAAGCAATGGAGTGACCAACAGTCGAAGCTTTCCCTGTCATGGCCTTTCTTTCCTCCTCCACATTACAGGAATCACCTCCTCCACTTTTCCCTTCTTCAGGGTGCCGATAATTCTTCTTATGTTGAGCTGCTTGTGCTTGCGCAGCAGCAGCCATAATCTGTTGATAGCCTTGCCTAGTAACCTCTGGAAGGCTCTGGAGAATTGCTTGACTATGTGCTAGGGAAGCCATGTCAAGGCCAGTAGCAGGGTTAGCACCATTTAAAGCAAACGACATGGCATAAGGTTGAGATCCTTCAACCCCAGCCTTTGAGCCTTGCTGCTGCTTCTTTTCACTGCCACTGGCAGCAGTTACTCCACTGGCACTACCCATTGGAGGTGTCGTTAAAGCGAAGCTTGGTGGGGGCATTGGCATTGCAAAATTCTGCGCATATATACTCATGCGAGAGATTCGACTATCAGCAGTTGACGGGCTATCTTCACCACCTATCTCATGTTCAAGTTGGCGAGCTTGGTGAGGGGCATGTGGGTTTTGTTGATGTTGCCGCTGATGCTGATGCTGCTGCAGCTGTAGTGTCTGTGAAGACTGGTTTTTTGAGGCAGGAAAGCCTTGCAAGCCACCATTGACACCATTCACACCACTGGAAGGTGGCCTCTGCTGCTGGCTTTGCAAGTGCTTCTGAGATGATGAAGAACCACTGGAAATACTAGGGTTTTGATGACCTTGTTGACTTTGCTGTGATTGAGACGGTGGTTGCTGCTGCTGCTGCTGCTGAAGCTGAGAAGGATGCAGCATTTGGGAAGAATAGAAAGACCCACTAAAGTATGGTAGTGTCTGAGCATGGGGTCCTCTATAAGCTGGTGGTGCACCAACATGTGCTGGCATTGAGAATGGATATGCATTGTTCTGCAAAATTGCCAGATACTGAGGTTCATTTCCTGGATAATTGAAGCTCATCGCAGGAGCTACAGCAGGAGTTGCTGCAGCAGTCATTGATGTAGAGTTCACTGAACTTGGCAACGCTGCACTACCAGCATTCGGAGACTTTACAGAACCAGGTCTAACAGAAGCAGCTGCTGCTGCCTGTTGCTGGCTCAAAGGGAAAATGAAAGCAGGACCATGCTGAAATACAATAAGGACACCTGATTAATATATGCAACCCCTGGTCCATGGTGCCTTTCAACAATGAAACAAACAAGAAAAGAAACATACCAAGATATTACTAGGTGCGCCTGGAGGTAGAGCTTGCTGGATTACTATTTGCTTTCTCTGTGCATCCATAAGATTGGCTGCTGGTGAAGCTTTTTCCTTCCCAGGTTGCGCAGGAAACATAGTAATCCCATGTCCTTTGTCAGGTGCAGAATTTGCACCTCTACCAGGAATACTCCCATGAAATTCTGGGGGAATTACACTTGGATTGTGCTTCGTCCCATACATAGATCCGGAACCAGCTGCTACTGGCCAAAAAGGATTCATCTTCGACATTTGCTGGTGATAGTATATATTCCTTGCAATGTAGCAATGGGTTGCACACCTCTTTTGACGAGGTTGGTTGAAAAGCACTTGCGGTGGCTGCACGAGTTCAAAATTTGATTAAAAAAAAAATGATGGAGCTTGCAAAGAGTTTCAAGAAAAGATTGGAAAGTGAGAAAAAAAACCCCCGGAAAGTAGACTTACTTGCATAGCAGCTGGAGGAACGGTACTCCCATCCATGGATACAACTCCTTGTAAAGGTGCCATGTATCTGCTGATAAGAAACACAAATGAGTCTAAAAACCAGCACCCGAAATATTGCCAACAAAGATTGAGGAACACAAGAAAATGACCCAATCATACCCCATAGGAGAAAGCCCCCCTGGCCAGCCAGCAGGCATAGACATTGGCAAAGGTACAGAGCTTGGTTGCACTGAAGAAGAATGTGATAGAAATTATTAATCAGGCAACCCGAAAGGTCAATCCAAAGCTCAAATAACCCCGTGAAAAAGAGATTATGAGAGAAGAAACAAAGAGAAATACACAAAATGAACTTACCAGCAGTTTTCTCAGTGCTTTGTTGCTGCTTAGCAGCATGCTGAGGTAGCTTGTTTCCACTAAAACCAGCATTGCCACTATCTCTATCAGTCTTCTCCAAATCAAGCTGGAGATCAATATTCCTTTCCTTACCACCCACAACAGGCTTCTTAAACTCAGCTTCTTCCACTACTGCTGCCGAAGCTGCTTTCTTAAACTTCTCAGCTTCCAAATTTGCAGGCTCTTCCTTCCCAAATTTCAAAGCTTTGTCATCTTCTCTGGTCAAGGACTTTAATTCCTGCACCCAAAAACAAACAGTGCCCCATTTATTAAATCAACAAATCACCATCATACCAAACAAGAAGGGTACGCAAGTGGCAGTGGTGGGCCCCTACTCACCGTTTCTGCAACTATGACCGTAGGTTTGGGATCTGCAGACACAAAATCAACCTCGCCATCTCTTTCTGGAGAAGATCTTGAAGGAGGAGGAGCCTATAACAATTAAAACACAGAAAATTAACCCAGATTAGAAAATAAAAAATATACCTTTGAAAAAAAAAAAAAATATATATATATATATAATAAAATAAAAAGAAGATAAATCTTGTTTTAGATAACAAGACCCTCACCATCAGATCTATCTGGAACTTCTCTTCCCGGTGGTTCTCAATCTCAGAGATGGTTGAATTTCTGGCAAAACACAAGAAAAAAAATTAGAGAGAAAACTCAGGACCCAATTTTTTATATTTTCCCAGAAAAAGAAAAGGTCTATGATGCTCACGCTTTATTGGTCGCTGTCATATCCCCACGATTATCATCTAATCTGAACACTGGAGATTCTTTCTTGGGCGATTGCGCTTCCTCTTTCCTTTGTTTGAGATTTTGACTCTGCGATTCGTCATTTCCCGGCTTTGAATCTGCGGTAGCCTTGCTCTCCGGCTTCATCATTGACTCCTTAATCGACTCAGGCTGGGACCCCGGTACCGGAATGGAGTGAGAATTGGACAAGTTGTACGAACACCCACCATTTTCTGTGACAGATCCTGATTTTTTCTCCAAATTTGGGGAGGAAGCTTCAATCTTCATGGATTGATCTGTGGCAACCTTGTTTGTAGTCGAAATGGCACTGTTTTGTAGTGGGAAAATCGATGGGTGTTCTTCATCATACTTCGCAGAGGCTCGCGGTCTTTTCCTCTTGGGTGCTGTTGAATCCAATCAAACGCAGAAAATTTCATCAGTCACCATAAAAACACAAGCAGCCCCGAAACAGAGCATTGGGGATGAGAGCAAGAAATGAATTAAGACTGAGCTCCTGGGAGCGGATATACCCACCAGTAGCGGACATGGAAGTGGCAGAGGAGCTAGAATTCTGCGGAAAAGCAGATATCGAGTGAGGAGGAGCACACGGCGAGTTTGAGATCGGTGACGAAACTCTTGATTTCGCATCACTAGTGGACTTGTTGATTTCTCTTGATTCGAACTTAATTGAATCGGTGACTGTAATTTCTTGCTTCGTTGGACCCTGCGGTTGCCTCATCATCCCATACAACACCTCAGCAATCTCAATCTCTATCTCGTCTTGAGTCGACGGTGATGTCTTGGTCGTCGTCGCCATCTTCGGCGGCTTCAATTTTGGGCCATTGGGTCTCTACACACAGAAGAAAATCCGTCAGTAAAGAAAAAATTGAAAAATCAAAGGGAAGCAGAATCAGAAATGAATCAAATTCGAGAACACCCACAGGCTTCTTCCTAACCGAAGCGTGAGAAGAAGAGGGTGAGGTCGGAGCTGGGGATGGCGCAGCCATCGATGATGTGGTTGGCCGGACCGGAGATGTAGAAGCTTGCCGGTGAAATTGGTCTCCGACAACTCCACAACTGGAAGGCCATTCATGAGACCTCTTCGTAGAGGCTGAAAATTACAGAAAAGGACAAAGTCAAAACTAGAATCCCAGAACCCAATAATTCCTTTCGGATTTTCCATAATAGGTTCTTTCTCTCTACC
This genomic interval carries:
- the LOC101302545 gene encoding protein TIME FOR COFFEE-like → MDRNRDARRGSMAATNGLSRRRHRNHSLRDSPEDDGPVELQETSRLRDRGSGKKDRDRDRDRDRDRDRDRDRDRDRMNRNKRRRAERLMHGSNREDGGDDSSEESVNDEDEDEYDDGGGGGGSIRMLPPNPPTASLSSSSSLLNHRKSFPPVNNKHFRPLPALKVTDEMIGVSVPRRARSASTKRSHEWPSSCGVVGDQFHRQASTSPVRPTTSSMAAPSPAPTSPSSSHASVRKKPRPNGPKLKPPKMATTTKTSPSTQDEIEIEIAEVLYGMMRQPQGPTKQEITVTDSIKFESREINKSTSDAKSRVSSPISNSPCAPPHSISAFPQNSSSSATSMSATAPKRKRPRASAKYDEEHPSIFPLQNSAISTTNKVATDQSMKIEASSPNLEKKSGSVTENGGCSYNLSNSHSIPVPGSQPESIKESMMKPESKATADSKPGNDESQSQNLKQRKEEAQSPKKESPVNSTISEIENHREEKFQIDLMAPPPSRSSPERDGEVDFVSADPKPTVIVAETELKSLTREDDKALKFGKEEPANLEAEKFKKAASAAVVEEAEFKKPVVGGKERNIDLQLDLEKTDRDSGNAGFSGNKLPQHAAKQQQSTEKTAGNSVPLPMSMPAGWPGGLSPMGYMAPLQGVVSMDGSTVPPAAMQPPQVLFNQPRQKRCATHCYIARNIYYHQQMSKMNPFWPVAAGSGSMYGTKHNPSVIPPEFHGSIPGRGANSAPDKGHGITMFPAQPGKEKASPAANLMDAQRKQIVIQQALPPGAPSNILHGPAFIFPLSQQQAAAAASVRPGSVKSPNAGSAALPSSVNSTSMTAAATPAVAPAMSFNYPGNEPQYLAILQNNAYPFSMPAHVGAPPAYRGPHAQTLPYFSGSFYSSQMLHPSQLQQQQQQQPPSQSQQSQQGHQNPSISSGSSSSQKHLQSQQQRPPSSGVNGVNGGLQGFPASKNQSSQTLQLQQHQHQRQHQQNPHAPHQARQLEHEIGGEDSPSTADSRISRMSIYAQNFAMPMPPPSFALTTPPMGSASGVTAASGSEKKQQQGSKAGVEGSQPYAMSFALNGANPATGLDMASLAHSQAILQSLPEVTRQGYQQIMAAAAQAQAAQHKKNYRHPEEGKSGGGDSCNVEEERKAMTGKASTVGHSIAFATDGSTNTIPGNNVLDSSAARSLNLSSAPGRASSSVMPASVSAVNAPTPQQQMRNHQQQQMQQQQHQMQQQQHQMQQQQHHMLQLQKQQLQQNAVRSKTPATSNGSVYSDHLPSTSSMAAKFPNALSSFPHNLVQTTTSPSQSPQWKNSSRTTTSQVPTSSLASSTSSSLKNHPQKQARTQQSHTQISFAANPKSSTQNQGLQPNSNQSPSPPIMVGSPTTTTSSMSKSAGGSPRTNTSNSAGNKAGQASSLSSQQVKNSPSVPSQKSSPVGGRNVPSSLGNTHITSSSTGTKSQLTQQQQQQQHQHQQHQQQQHLHQQQQQQQQVSKQSIQQAQLYFSNPYMQNQQASHSNSSGGTASPSSGYYVPTRRRGDVQQQSQHSQGSSGTSSSGMLSLCPPVTLANNTGTTDPAKAVAAAANNMKGGGLSSQTLIHHAQFAAAQSSGPHQLVPTGFPYVHAVPTVVQMKPAEQKKQPAGE